The genomic interval TACTGGCTGATGTAGGCGGACTGCTGCCCCAGGCTCAGGCCCTGCAACGCGCTGGCGCCTGCGTATCTCTCTTGTTTGCTCATGCTTGTTTGCTCACGCTTGTCTGATAAAGGGTTTGATGGTGCAATGCCCGGATTTTTCGGTCAGGTTCTTGCGGCGATCAGAGGCCGCTATTGTGGGGAATATCGATGTCGGATCAAGTCCTGTCTGCCCTGGAGCAGTTCTTTTTACGCTGGCAGCGCGATGGCGAGGCGAGGCGAGGGCTGCCTCTGTGCGAGTGGGAGGCCGACTGGCGCTCCCCTTGCGAGCTGGATGAGCCCAGGGAGGGGCGGGTGGCCTGGCGCCCGCACCGGCGCCCTGTGCCCGCCGACTTTGCGGCCATGGCCGATGCCCTGGAGCTGACCCTGCACCCGAGCGCCCTTGCCCTGTTTGGCCACTGGTTCAGCCGCCCGCTCCCCTGCTGCTACAAGGGGCTGCGCATCGAACTCATACTGCCGTGGAACGAGGCGGATCTGGATCTGCTCAAGGAGAACCTCATCGGCCACCTGCTGATGCTGCGCAAGTTGAAGCGCCCCCCTTCGCTCTTCATCGCCACCACCCGCAACGAGATGACGCTGATATCGCTCGACAACGAGAGCGGCCAGGTCTGGCTGGAGTGGCTGGACTCCGGTCGCCGTCTGGTGCTGGCCCCCTCGCTGCCCGATTTTCTCGCGCGGCTGGAAACCTTGCCGCAGTAGGCGGACCCGTTTTCCCTAGCCAAGCATGAAAGAAGGGCCTTGCCATCCGGCAAGGCCCTTCTTTCATGGGGGGGAACGGCGCAGGAGCTAGTCCTTGAAATCCCAGGAGAGGTTGGAGACCAGCCGGCAGGGATCGCACTTGAAGTCGAAGATCTCGTGCAATGGGGCTGCCAGTGCCCAGTGGCCGCCACAGCCCGGGCAGGGGCGTGCCAACTCCGCCGCCTTGCTCAGGCCGCCGACCCTGTAGAGGTAGTAGTAAGTCGGGATCCCGCAGAGCCCCTCCAGTCGTCTGGCCAGATCGCTGCCCCGGCGCTGCAGGCGGCTGCCCACCTCGCTGATTTCGTGCAGCACAGCGTGCTCGGCGATGGAGCCATTCATCTGCAACTGATCGCAGGCCTCCCAATCCTCCTGCCACTTGATGATCTGCTTGTGGTCGCCGTTGGCGATAGCGGGCAGACGGTAGAGCGGAATGGGGGCGAAATGATCGCCGCAGCGCAGGGGGGAGCAAGTGTGCACAAAGCTGGTGTAGAGCAGCATCCAGCTCGGCCGCTCGCCCTCCTGGCCGCAAGGATCCGTGCTGTCGGAGAGCAGATCCATGCCGAGCAGATGGGGCTTGGGGGCCAGCAGTCCCGCCTGGTGCAGGCCCTGTTCGGCCAGCGCGACCTGCTCGCTCTGGTTGTCCGGGTGCAGGCTGTCCTGCTCCGGGCAGACCACCCGGCTGACGAAGCAACCATCCTGCATGCTGGTGGGAAACTCCCGCCCCAGGATCTGCCCCTGGTAGCGCAGCATGTCGAGGTAGTTGACGATGGCCGGCTCGGCTTCGCCGAGGGAGGTGTCACGGTAGCATTCAAAGTTGAGTTCGAGGATATACATGGGGAGGCATCAATCCTGCTGCTGTTTGAGCAGCAGGGCGGTCAGGCGATCGACCTTCTGCTCGAGGCGATTGAGCTGCTCGCCCAGCTGTTGCAAATCGATGGCCTGGGCCGGGGCGGCAGCGGTGGGCGCGCTGGCCGGGGCTGGGTCTGCCGACTGGGGCTGTTGCTTCCACTGGCTCAACACCTTGAGCAGCTCCGCCATGGGCACGGGGTGACTGAGGCGGGCCTTGACCATGGCGGTGGAGGGGGTGATCCCCCTGGCACTCAGTTCATT from Aeromonas rivipollensis carries:
- the syd gene encoding SecY-interacting protein, which produces MSDQVLSALEQFFLRWQRDGEARRGLPLCEWEADWRSPCELDEPREGRVAWRPHRRPVPADFAAMADALELTLHPSALALFGHWFSRPLPCCYKGLRIELILPWNEADLDLLKENLIGHLLMLRKLKRPPSLFIATTRNEMTLISLDNESGQVWLEWLDSGRRLVLAPSLPDFLARLETLPQ
- a CDS encoding Zn-ribbon-containing protein, with product MYILELNFECYRDTSLGEAEPAIVNYLDMLRYQGQILGREFPTSMQDGCFVSRVVCPEQDSLHPDNQSEQVALAEQGLHQAGLLAPKPHLLGMDLLSDSTDPCGQEGERPSWMLLYTSFVHTCSPLRCGDHFAPIPLYRLPAIANGDHKQIIKWQEDWEACDQLQMNGSIAEHAVLHEISEVGSRLQRRGSDLARRLEGLCGIPTYYYLYRVGGLSKAAELARPCPGCGGHWALAAPLHEIFDFKCDPCRLVSNLSWDFKD